A window from Exiguobacterium marinum DSM 16307 encodes these proteins:
- the acnA gene encoding aconitate hydratase AcnA, with the protein MEQTNVLDAFSSRTKFEVNGQSYDFYRLKKLEEEGLTDISRLPYSIRVLLESVLRQQDGRAITKEHVENLAKWGTADVSKDIDVPFKPARVVLQDFTGVPTVVDLASLRKAMADLGGDPNKINPEIPVDLVVDHSVQVDAYGFAGALMKNMDIEFERNEERYKFLRWAQTAFDNYRAVPPATGIVHQVNLEYLASVVLEKSDTEGTVAYPDSLVGTDSHTTMINGLGVLGWGVGGIEAEASMLGQPSYFPVPDVVGVKIIGEVNPGVTATDVALVVTEMLRHEKVVGKFVEFFGPSLHTMPLSDRATIANMAPEYGATCGFFPVDTETLNYMRTTGRSEELITLVEEYSKANDLFYTPDQADPTFTKVLTLDLSKVEPSLAGPKRPQDRINLSDVQTSFIDSLSAPAGNSGFGLDRSELDKKATVNYEDGAVDMSTGDVAIAAITSCTNTSNPYVMVGAGLVAKKAVERGLTVPKYVKTSLAPGSKVVTDYLDKAGLTSYLDELGFNTVGYGCTTCIGNSGPLDREVEEAITDNDLLVSSVLSGNRNFEGRVHPLVKANFLASPPLVVAYALAGTVNFDVMNDSFGTDKDGNEVYFKDIWPSNDEIKMVVQDVVSPEAFRKEYETVFTGNERWNALEVPEGNLYDFSDESTYIQNPPFFEQLEPEAGEVHALNGLRVIGKFADSVTTDHISPAGSFSKTTPAGQYLLSKGVEPIDFNSYGSRRGNHEVMMRGTFANIRIRNQVAPGTEGGFTTYWPTGEIMPMYDAAMKYKEQGTGLIVLAGNDYGMGSSRDWAAKGTNLLGIRAVVAQSFERIHRSNLVMMGVLPLQFLDGESSESLGLTGEEAIDIQVDESVRPRDILNAKATHENGTVTEFKVIARFDSEVEIDYYRHGGILQMVLRNKLK; encoded by the coding sequence ATGGAACAGACGAATGTTTTAGACGCCTTCTCATCTCGAACTAAATTCGAGGTGAACGGGCAATCGTATGATTTTTATCGATTGAAAAAGTTAGAAGAAGAGGGATTAACGGACATCAGCCGTCTTCCTTATTCGATTCGTGTTCTGCTCGAATCGGTACTCCGTCAACAAGACGGTCGTGCCATCACGAAAGAACATGTCGAGAACTTGGCAAAATGGGGTACTGCCGACGTCTCGAAAGATATTGACGTACCGTTCAAGCCGGCACGTGTCGTACTTCAAGACTTCACTGGTGTTCCGACGGTTGTAGACCTCGCTTCACTTCGCAAAGCGATGGCAGACCTTGGCGGGGACCCGAACAAAATCAACCCAGAAATCCCTGTCGACCTCGTCGTTGACCATTCTGTTCAAGTAGATGCGTACGGCTTTGCTGGTGCGTTGATGAAAAACATGGATATCGAGTTCGAACGTAACGAAGAACGTTACAAATTCTTACGTTGGGCACAGACGGCATTCGATAACTATCGTGCCGTTCCACCAGCTACAGGAATCGTTCACCAAGTAAACTTGGAGTACTTGGCGTCAGTCGTGCTTGAGAAGAGCGATACGGAAGGTACAGTAGCTTACCCAGATTCACTCGTTGGAACTGACTCTCATACAACGATGATCAACGGTCTCGGTGTTCTCGGATGGGGTGTTGGAGGAATCGAAGCAGAAGCGAGCATGCTCGGTCAACCTTCATACTTCCCAGTACCAGACGTCGTCGGTGTCAAAATCATCGGTGAAGTCAACCCAGGTGTGACGGCAACCGATGTTGCGCTCGTCGTGACAGAGATGCTTCGTCATGAAAAAGTTGTCGGGAAATTTGTTGAATTCTTCGGTCCATCACTTCACACGATGCCACTTTCAGACCGTGCAACAATTGCAAACATGGCACCTGAATACGGTGCGACATGTGGGTTCTTCCCAGTGGATACGGAAACACTGAACTACATGCGTACGACAGGCCGTTCTGAAGAGTTGATTACACTCGTTGAAGAATATTCAAAAGCGAACGACCTCTTCTATACGCCAGATCAAGCGGATCCAACGTTCACGAAAGTGTTGACGCTCGACTTGTCAAAAGTTGAACCTTCACTTGCGGGTCCGAAACGTCCACAAGACCGAATCAACCTTTCAGACGTTCAAACATCATTCATCGATAGCTTGAGCGCTCCTGCAGGAAATAGCGGGTTCGGTCTCGACCGTTCAGAACTCGACAAAAAGGCGACGGTTAACTACGAAGACGGCGCAGTCGACATGAGCACGGGAGATGTTGCAATCGCTGCGATCACAAGTTGTACGAACACATCAAACCCATACGTCATGGTCGGTGCCGGACTCGTGGCGAAGAAGGCTGTCGAGCGTGGATTGACTGTTCCGAAGTATGTGAAGACGTCACTCGCACCAGGCTCGAAGGTCGTCACAGACTATCTCGACAAAGCTGGCTTGACTTCTTACTTGGACGAGCTTGGCTTCAATACAGTCGGATACGGCTGTACAACATGTATCGGAAACTCCGGGCCACTCGACCGTGAAGTGGAAGAGGCGATCACAGACAACGACTTGCTCGTCTCATCAGTCCTCTCAGGGAACCGTAACTTCGAAGGACGCGTTCACCCACTCGTCAAAGCGAACTTCTTGGCATCACCACCGCTCGTCGTCGCCTATGCTCTTGCGGGAACTGTCAACTTTGACGTCATGAATGATTCATTCGGTACGGATAAAGATGGAAATGAAGTCTACTTCAAAGACATTTGGCCATCGAACGATGAAATCAAGATGGTCGTTCAAGACGTTGTTTCCCCTGAAGCGTTCCGTAAAGAATACGAAACCGTCTTTACTGGAAACGAACGTTGGAACGCGCTAGAAGTGCCAGAAGGAAACTTGTATGATTTCTCTGATGAGTCGACATATATTCAAAACCCACCGTTCTTTGAACAACTCGAACCGGAAGCGGGTGAGGTGCACGCGTTGAATGGTTTACGCGTTATCGGGAAGTTCGCTGATTCGGTCACGACGGACCATATCTCACCAGCAGGGTCGTTCTCGAAGACGACACCAGCAGGTCAATATCTCCTTTCAAAAGGAGTGGAGCCAATCGATTTCAACTCGTACGGTTCGCGACGTGGTAACCACGAAGTGATGATGCGCGGTACGTTCGCGAACATCCGAATCCGTAACCAAGTCGCTCCGGGTACAGAAGGTGGATTCACGACTTACTGGCCAACTGGAGAAATCATGCCGATGTACGATGCGGCGATGAAGTATAAAGAGCAAGGGACTGGTCTCATCGTTCTTGCTGGAAACGACTACGGAATGGGGTCGTCCCGTGACTGGGCAGCAAAAGGAACGAACCTACTTGGAATTCGTGCGGTGGTCGCGCAAAGTTTCGAGCGGATTCACCGTTCAAACCTTGTCATGATGGGTGTACTTCCACTTCAGTTCTTAGATGGGGAATCTTCAGAATCACTCGGTTTGACTGGTGAGGAAGCGATTGATATCCAAGTCGATGAGTCTGTTCGTCCGCGTGACATCTTAAACGCTAAAGCAACACACGAGAACGGAACGGTGACAGAATTCAAAGTCATCGCTCGTTTCGACTCGGAAGTTGAAATCGATTACTATCGTCACGGTGGAATCTTACAGATGGTTCTCCGTAACAAATTGAAATAA
- a CDS encoding DUF3939 domain-containing protein, which translates to MDRDEKVGKSWWKRLMQQKEVEPDQEIDITLSELRQAIHEYEQALPKGVNRTVLLDDTQEIDTKRLKHHLSGIPKQRFYMSKETFHIVPEEERDVIYEMDQVQRALDLYMDQEKKLPLRKFQDSLQLDLSRLREGGYLKTLPKRPYYVVDETLIVSLEPKESTS; encoded by the coding sequence ATGGATCGAGATGAAAAAGTTGGAAAAAGTTGGTGGAAGCGGCTGATGCAACAAAAAGAAGTGGAGCCTGATCAGGAGATTGATATCACGCTCTCTGAATTGCGGCAAGCGATTCACGAATATGAACAAGCGTTGCCAAAAGGGGTAAATCGCACCGTCCTGTTGGATGACACGCAAGAAATCGACACGAAGCGATTGAAACATCATTTATCCGGAATTCCGAAACAACGCTTTTATATGTCAAAAGAAACATTTCATATCGTGCCTGAAGAAGAACGAGACGTCATATACGAGATGGATCAGGTGCAACGTGCCCTCGATCTGTATATGGATCAAGAAAAAAAACTACCGCTACGAAAATTTCAAGATTCATTACAACTAGATTTATCGCGATTAAGAGAAGGTGGATATTTAAAAACGTTACCAAAACGACCGTACTACGTGGTGGACGAAACATTGATTGTCTCACTAGAACCTAAAGAGTCTACCTCTTGA